A genomic window from Triticum urartu cultivar G1812 chromosome 7, Tu2.1, whole genome shotgun sequence includes:
- the LOC125521033 gene encoding uncharacterized protein LOC125521033: MGARVMAWWRARVVAPMRRACRLAVAAARARVRKGECGVLNLHQDVQTCGYHDVQVMWDMLSSDKEAAAAASAPAKQQQRRKRPFWKLPPSFWPAGSPRDAAAQ; the protein is encoded by the exons atgGGGGCGCGCGTCATGGCGTGGTGGCGGGCAAGGGTGGTCGCGCCCATGCGCCGCGCCTGCAGGCTCGCCGTCGCAGCCGCCCGCGCCCGCGTCCGCAAGGGTG AGTGCGGGGTCCTGAACCTTCACCAGGACGTGCAGACGTGCGGCTACCACGACGTGCAGGTGATGTGGGACATGCTCAGCTCCGACAAGGAGGCCGCTGCCGCCGCCTCGGCGCCCGCgaagcagcagcagcggcggAAGAGGCCGTTCTGGAAGCTGCCTCCGTCGTTCTGGCCCGCCGGGTCGCCGCGCGACGCCGCAGCGCAATGA